The proteins below come from a single Afipia felis ATCC 53690 genomic window:
- a CDS encoding 3-hydroxyacyl-CoA dehydrogenase, whose amino-acid sequence MESILPKEGLVIGVIGAGAMGRGIAQVAATGGMTVLLTDSRPEAVADAVKSIEKALARLKEKGTLDQGAMDQALARIKPVQNVEQLSECRLVIEAVIEKLDVKQALLAQLEGIVSDDCIIASNTSSLSITTIASKCSHPERVAGFHFFNPVPAMKLVEVIDGLQTLPAVGDALMDVGRRMGREPVRIKDAPGFLVNQVGRAYTLEAAHLVSEGIATFEDVDAVMHETAGFRMGPFVLLDLVGLDVNHPATEAIYTQFYHEPRYRPSVLMQSRLDAGMLGRKTKRGFYDYSEQKDAAPAAEVKGASSSPYPVWVSKAEPAQAEKLIALLKTLDVKMEDGAKPSASALCLVTPLGDDATHCAVEQGLDAKRVVAVDTLLDLGKRRTIMSTPVTEASYVDAARTLFSSDGVAVTVTRDSPGFIAQRIIAMIANIGASIAQNRTASAADIDKAVKLGLGYPHGPLGFGDALGAGTLHKILNNMQRRYGDPRYRSNLWLTRRAELGVSLTLQD is encoded by the coding sequence GTGGAAAGCATTCTGCCAAAAGAGGGTTTGGTTATCGGTGTGATCGGCGCCGGTGCCATGGGGCGAGGTATTGCCCAGGTTGCGGCGACGGGCGGAATGACCGTGCTGCTGACGGACAGCCGTCCGGAAGCTGTTGCAGATGCCGTGAAATCCATCGAAAAAGCGCTGGCGCGTCTGAAAGAAAAGGGCACGCTCGACCAGGGCGCGATGGATCAGGCGCTCGCCCGGATCAAGCCGGTCCAGAATGTAGAGCAATTGTCCGAGTGTCGCCTCGTGATTGAGGCTGTGATCGAGAAGCTCGACGTCAAGCAGGCGCTGCTGGCACAACTCGAAGGCATCGTTTCGGACGATTGCATTATCGCGAGCAATACCTCTTCGCTCTCGATCACGACGATCGCGTCGAAATGCAGTCACCCCGAGCGCGTGGCCGGATTCCATTTCTTCAATCCCGTGCCGGCGATGAAACTCGTTGAGGTCATCGACGGTCTGCAGACACTGCCTGCCGTCGGCGATGCGCTGATGGATGTCGGCCGCCGCATGGGCCGTGAGCCGGTCAGAATCAAGGATGCGCCGGGCTTCCTCGTCAATCAGGTCGGTCGTGCCTACACGCTCGAAGCCGCGCATCTGGTGTCGGAAGGCATTGCGACCTTCGAGGATGTCGATGCCGTCATGCACGAAACGGCAGGTTTCCGCATGGGACCGTTTGTGCTGCTCGATCTCGTCGGTCTCGACGTCAATCATCCGGCGACAGAAGCAATTTATACCCAGTTCTATCATGAGCCGCGTTATCGGCCCTCAGTCCTGATGCAGAGCCGCCTCGATGCCGGGATGCTTGGCCGCAAGACCAAGCGCGGGTTCTACGATTACAGTGAGCAGAAGGACGCGGCTCCTGCCGCCGAGGTCAAGGGCGCTTCTTCATCGCCCTATCCGGTCTGGGTCAGCAAGGCCGAACCGGCTCAGGCGGAGAAACTGATCGCCCTGCTGAAGACACTCGATGTCAAGATGGAGGACGGCGCCAAGCCTTCGGCTTCAGCGCTCTGCCTGGTGACGCCCCTCGGGGACGATGCAACCCATTGCGCGGTCGAGCAGGGGCTGGATGCCAAGCGCGTGGTCGCGGTGGATACATTGCTGGATCTCGGCAAGCGCCGCACCATCATGTCGACGCCTGTCACCGAGGCTTCCTATGTCGACGCGGCGAGGACGCTGTTTAGCAGCGACGGCGTTGCGGTCACCGTGACGCGCGACAGCCCCGGCTTTATCGCCCAGCGCATCATTGCGATGATTGCCAATATCGGCGCGTCGATCGCGCAGAACCGGACGGCATCAGCCGCTGATATCGACAAGGCGGTCAAGCTCGGTCTCGGCTATCCGCATGGCCCGCTCGGGTTCGGCGACGCGCTGGGCGCCGGCACTTTGCACAAAATTCTGAACAACATGCAGCGACGATATGGTGATCCGCGCTACCGCTCGAATCTTTGGCTCACGCGCCGCGCCGAGCTCGGGGTTTCGTTGACGCTGCAGGATTGA
- a CDS encoding LysR substrate-binding domain-containing protein: MNLRNIDLNLLTVFDAILSERNLTRASAKLHMTQPALSNALARLRTTLDDPLFIRTAQGMMPTARAKQLAAPIRQALDLIQNGLRKQEAFEFETAKRKFVIAISDYGEAVIMPRFVDWLATVAPHIQVQIRPELGRQIKEELRDGSIDLAMDYFRIEGDEFRNIHVMDEHLVSMVRQDHPTISDHLSIEDYLSIPHVMLKQDKPIVDVVLRKHGFTRDVALEVPHFLSMPLIVQKTDFICTLPKRMALVYADFFRTKVMKTPLEFPNIPIYFMWHQSIDDDLGHRWLRNALAELCLRL, translated from the coding sequence ATGAATCTGAGGAACATCGATCTTAACCTGCTGACGGTGTTCGACGCCATCTTGAGTGAACGCAACCTCACCCGCGCGTCCGCCAAGCTGCACATGACGCAACCGGCTTTAAGCAACGCATTGGCACGGCTGCGCACGACGCTCGACGATCCGTTGTTCATTCGCACCGCGCAGGGAATGATGCCGACGGCCCGGGCGAAACAACTCGCGGCGCCGATCCGCCAGGCGCTTGATCTCATTCAGAACGGCTTGCGGAAACAGGAAGCGTTCGAGTTCGAAACCGCAAAACGGAAATTCGTGATCGCCATCAGCGACTATGGCGAGGCCGTTATCATGCCGCGCTTCGTCGACTGGCTCGCAACCGTCGCACCTCACATTCAGGTGCAAATCAGGCCAGAGCTTGGACGTCAGATCAAGGAAGAACTCCGCGACGGCTCGATCGACCTTGCGATGGATTACTTCCGGATCGAAGGCGACGAATTCCGCAATATTCATGTCATGGACGAACATCTCGTCTCGATGGTGCGGCAGGATCATCCGACAATCAGCGATCATCTGAGCATCGAGGACTATCTTTCAATTCCCCATGTCATGCTGAAGCAGGACAAGCCGATCGTCGACGTCGTTCTCAGAAAACACGGATTTACACGCGACGTCGCGCTGGAGGTACCGCACTTTCTTTCGATGCCGTTGATCGTGCAGAAAACCGACTTCATCTGCACGCTGCCGAAACGGATGGCGCTCGTTTACGCCGACTTCTTCCGCACCAAGGTGATGAAAACACCTTTGGAGTTTCCCAACATCCCGATCTATTTCATGTGGCATCAGTCGATCGACGACGACCTCGGCCACCGATGGCTACGCAATGCCCTCGCCGAACTTTGCCTCCGCCTGTGA
- a CDS encoding ABC transporter substrate-binding protein, translated as MRTSLWMKGLVAKTALLASVAFASVALNQAPARAEVNQVTIAKQYGLLFLPLIIMEQNQLMEKQAAKAGIPNLAVKWQRMTGGNVMNEALISGNLDFASGGVPPFLILWSKTQGNLDVKGVAAMDSLPIYLNTRDPSVKTIKDITDKNRIAMPAAGISIQAIMLQMAAAKEWGPDQARRLDKNGVTLAHPEAMSQMLSNMGAIDSHFASPPYNFQELTKPGIHKVLDSYDVLGPATCEVVWTTSKFHKENPKVYKAFLAAFQEAIDFINADKQKAAEIYVKSTDNKESLKDTLEILNHPHTEYTTTPKGIMKYAAFMKQVGLVNKTPADWKDLFFPEIHATPGS; from the coding sequence ATGAGAACGTCTCTTTGGATGAAAGGTCTTGTTGCCAAGACTGCTTTGCTTGCTTCCGTCGCTTTCGCCAGTGTTGCACTCAACCAGGCGCCAGCGCGTGCCGAGGTGAATCAGGTCACTATCGCCAAGCAATACGGTCTGCTGTTTTTGCCTCTGATTATCATGGAGCAGAACCAGCTTATGGAGAAGCAGGCCGCGAAAGCCGGCATTCCCAATCTTGCGGTCAAATGGCAGCGGATGACGGGCGGCAACGTCATGAACGAAGCGCTGATCTCTGGCAATCTCGATTTCGCCTCGGGTGGCGTGCCGCCGTTCCTGATTCTGTGGAGCAAGACGCAGGGCAATCTGGACGTCAAAGGCGTCGCGGCGATGGACTCGCTGCCGATCTATCTGAATACGCGTGATCCCTCAGTAAAGACAATCAAAGACATTACCGACAAGAACCGCATCGCGATGCCGGCCGCCGGCATCTCGATTCAGGCGATCATGCTTCAAATGGCAGCCGCGAAGGAGTGGGGTCCGGATCAGGCGCGCCGTCTCGACAAGAACGGCGTGACGCTGGCGCACCCCGAAGCAATGTCGCAAATGCTGTCCAACATGGGTGCTATCGACAGCCATTTCGCTTCGCCGCCGTACAACTTCCAGGAGCTAACGAAGCCCGGCATTCACAAGGTGCTGGACTCGTATGACGTGCTCGGGCCGGCAACCTGCGAAGTGGTCTGGACCACCAGCAAGTTCCACAAGGAAAATCCGAAGGTCTACAAGGCGTTTCTCGCTGCTTTCCAGGAGGCGATTGATTTCATCAACGCGGATAAGCAGAAGGCCGCCGAGATTTACGTCAAGAGCACCGACAATAAGGAGTCGCTCAAGGACACCTTGGAAATTCTGAATCATCCGCACACCGAGTACACCACGACGCCCAAGGGCATCATGAAGTATGCGGCGTTCATGAAGCAGGTCGGTCTTGTCAATAAGACGCCTGCGGACTGGAAGGATCTGTTCTTCCCCGAGATCCACGCGACCCCCGGGAGCTGA
- a CDS encoding ABC transporter substrate-binding protein, whose product MSVRRIALACLSLTAVALSLQPAAADVSEIRLARQPGLSYLPLAVMEHEKLIEKHAAAAGLKDIKVEWSKFAAGNVMNDALLSGSLDIASGGVAPLITLWAKSNGQVRGVAAQTTSQIYINTRNPNVKTIKDFTDKDRIALPAVKVSVNAIVLQMAAEKAFGPGNAYKLEPLTTSRSYAEGSAALLSGVGEINSAASAPPFYYKEIATPGIHTVLKSYDVLGGPSTNNLIWTTKKFHDENPKLYAAFFAAYKESIDLINKDPKKAAQIFQDADRNKAYSIDELVMMLTDKSSMEFTIVPHNITKYSDFMYRMGSIKEKPKSWKDLFFPEIHSLPGS is encoded by the coding sequence ATGAGCGTTCGGCGAATTGCGTTGGCGTGCCTATCGTTGACTGCGGTTGCGTTATCCTTGCAACCAGCGGCAGCGGATGTATCCGAAATCAGGTTGGCGAGACAGCCGGGCCTGTCTTATCTGCCTCTGGCCGTGATGGAGCATGAAAAGCTCATCGAAAAGCATGCGGCTGCTGCTGGACTCAAAGATATCAAAGTAGAGTGGTCGAAGTTTGCCGCTGGCAACGTCATGAACGACGCCTTGCTGTCAGGCAGTCTCGATATCGCCTCGGGCGGTGTTGCACCTCTGATTACGCTCTGGGCCAAGAGTAATGGCCAAGTACGCGGCGTTGCAGCGCAAACCACCTCGCAGATTTATATCAACACCCGCAATCCTAACGTCAAGACGATCAAGGATTTCACCGACAAGGACCGCATAGCGTTGCCAGCGGTGAAAGTGTCGGTCAATGCGATCGTGCTGCAGATGGCCGCCGAGAAGGCGTTCGGACCCGGCAATGCCTACAAGCTGGAGCCTTTGACGACTTCACGCTCTTATGCAGAGGGTAGCGCCGCATTGCTCTCCGGAGTTGGGGAGATCAACAGCGCGGCGTCCGCACCACCCTTCTATTATAAAGAGATCGCAACGCCCGGCATCCACACCGTGCTGAAGTCATATGATGTCCTGGGCGGCCCTAGCACCAACAACCTGATCTGGACGACGAAGAAATTCCACGACGAGAATCCGAAGCTGTATGCGGCCTTCTTCGCCGCTTACAAGGAATCCATCGATCTGATTAACAAGGATCCGAAGAAGGCCGCACAGATCTTCCAGGATGCGGACCGCAATAAGGCCTATTCGATCGATGAACTGGTGATGATGCTCACCGACAAGTCGTCGATGGAATTCACCATCGTTCCGCACAACATCACGAAATATTCGGACTTCATGTACCGGATGGGGTCCATCAAGGAAAAGCCGAAGAGCTGGAAAGACCTGTTCTTTCCGGAGATTCACTCGCTGCCCGGAAGCTGA
- a CDS encoding ABC transporter permease codes for MSLVAKADVIAIPEGSARLARTNWPLHAVTAFLFLFLGVFFLVPLFSVITTAFMQKGTSTFTLLNFYDFFQNDLFRRSLQNSIYASFMAVVCASLFAIPLAYITTRFEFKGAVLIQTLGVLPLIMPPFAGAIAMQLLFGRTGTINLLLDDWFGINIPFMEGLNGVILVQSVHYFPFILLNLVASLRNIDRSMEEAAQNLGCRGLRLFRRIIFPLAMPGYIAGASLVFIKVFDDLATPLLLNVQDMLAPQAYLRITSMGIADPMGYVIAVVLIAFSVMSLWASTLVTKGKDYSTVQRGGGGLSKRQMTKFDTILAYAIILFILAIVLAPHIGLLLLSFATVWSFAPLPDGYTLAHYHVIFEESSQLITNTLLYATVAGLIGVTLGTAIAYLSQRTKALGRRMLDYIATAPLAVPGVVLGIGYLRTFYDIQLPSGTSLAAFWVMLAIALGIRRLPYAMRACAAGLQQVSVSLEEAAENVGVAKSKTIRRVVVPLMAGGIVAGFVTSFATAAVELSATMMLVQSTDNAPLSYGLYVFMQSPAGRGPGAALGVIAVVIVGVCAYLSHVYLERRNSSQPH; via the coding sequence GTGTCTTTGGTGGCAAAAGCGGACGTCATTGCGATACCGGAAGGAAGCGCGCGCTTGGCGCGAACGAATTGGCCGTTGCACGCGGTCACGGCCTTTTTGTTCCTGTTTCTCGGCGTGTTCTTTCTGGTGCCGCTATTCAGCGTCATCACGACGGCCTTCATGCAGAAGGGCACCAGCACGTTCACGCTGCTAAATTTCTACGACTTCTTCCAGAACGACCTGTTCCGGCGCTCGCTGCAGAACTCGATCTACGCCTCGTTCATGGCGGTGGTGTGCGCGAGCCTGTTCGCGATACCACTCGCCTACATCACGACGCGATTTGAGTTCAAGGGCGCGGTGCTGATTCAAACACTCGGCGTCCTGCCGTTGATCATGCCGCCGTTTGCCGGCGCCATCGCGATGCAGTTGCTGTTCGGGCGAACGGGAACGATCAATCTGCTGCTGGACGACTGGTTCGGCATCAATATCCCGTTCATGGAAGGATTGAACGGCGTCATTCTGGTTCAGTCGGTCCACTACTTTCCCTTTATCCTGCTGAACCTTGTTGCGAGCCTGCGCAATATCGACCGCTCCATGGAAGAAGCGGCGCAAAATCTGGGATGCCGCGGCCTGCGCCTGTTTCGCCGGATCATCTTCCCTCTGGCGATGCCTGGCTATATCGCGGGAGCTTCGCTCGTCTTCATCAAGGTGTTCGACGATCTGGCGACGCCCCTGCTGCTCAATGTTCAGGATATGCTCGCGCCGCAGGCCTATTTGCGGATCACCTCAATGGGTATCGCCGATCCCATGGGCTACGTCATTGCTGTCGTGCTGATCGCATTCTCGGTGATGTCGCTCTGGGCTTCGACGCTGGTGACGAAGGGCAAGGACTATTCGACCGTCCAGCGCGGTGGCGGTGGTCTGTCGAAGCGGCAGATGACGAAGTTCGACACGATCCTCGCTTATGCGATCATCCTGTTCATTCTCGCCATCGTTCTGGCACCGCATATCGGCCTGCTGCTGCTATCGTTCGCGACGGTGTGGTCCTTCGCGCCGCTGCCGGACGGCTATACGCTTGCCCATTACCACGTCATCTTCGAGGAATCCTCGCAGCTCATTACCAACACGCTCTTGTATGCGACGGTTGCCGGATTGATCGGCGTGACGCTCGGAACAGCAATCGCCTATCTGTCGCAGCGCACGAAGGCGCTCGGTCGCCGCATGCTCGATTACATTGCCACGGCGCCGCTGGCGGTGCCCGGCGTCGTTCTCGGCATCGGTTATCTGCGTACGTTCTACGATATCCAGCTTCCGTCCGGCACGTCCTTGGCTGCCTTCTGGGTGATGCTGGCGATCGCGCTCGGTATCCGTCGCCTGCCTTATGCGATGCGAGCCTGCGCGGCAGGCTTGCAGCAGGTGTCTGTCTCGCTTGAGGAGGCAGCTGAGAACGTCGGCGTCGCCAAGTCTAAGACGATCCGCCGTGTTGTCGTACCGCTCATGGCAGGTGGTATCGTTGCCGGTTTCGTCACGAGCTTTGCCACGGCAGCGGTCGAACTGTCGGCAACAATGATGCTCGTGCAGTCCACTGACAACGCGCCGCTGTCCTACGGTCTGTATGTCTTCATGCAGTCTCCGGCGGGGCGCGGTCCGGGTGCAGCGCTTGGCGTGATCGCGGTCGTCATCGTGGGTGTGTGCGCCTATCTCAGCCACGTTTATCTCGAACGTCGCAACAGTTCGCAGCCGCATTAG
- a CDS encoding acyl-CoA dehydrogenase has product MTSAVADKPVDASTVTLTGGMFHWDDPLLLEDLLNEDEKLIRDTARDYAQSHLMPRILEANRDESFDRTVMKEMADLGFLGATIDGYGCAGISYVSYGLIMREFERVDTSFRSALGVQTTLSMVPIYAYGSEAQRQKYLPAMAKGEILGCFGLTEPDHGSDPGGMKTRAKKVPGGYRLTGGKTWITHAPIADIMVVWAKDDEDVIRGFVLERGMAGLSTAKIENKFSVRASPTGQIFMEDVFVPEENLLPGVQGLKGPFGCLNNARFGIIWGAMGAAEFCWHAARQYSMDRKQFGRPLAANQLIQKKLADMQTEISIGLLACLHVSRLRDEGKATPEMLSLLKRNCAGKALDIARAARDIHGGNGISDEYHVIRHLMNLETVNTLEGTHDIHALVLGRAQTGISAFN; this is encoded by the coding sequence ATGACTTCAGCAGTTGCAGACAAGCCGGTCGATGCCAGCACCGTGACGCTGACAGGTGGAATGTTTCACTGGGACGATCCACTCCTGCTTGAAGATCTGCTGAACGAGGATGAAAAACTGATCCGCGACACGGCACGCGATTATGCGCAGTCGCATCTGATGCCGCGGATCCTCGAAGCAAATCGCGATGAATCGTTCGACCGAACGGTCATGAAGGAAATGGCCGATCTCGGGTTTCTCGGTGCGACTATCGATGGTTATGGCTGTGCGGGTATCAGTTATGTGTCGTACGGGCTGATCATGCGTGAGTTCGAGCGGGTGGACACGAGCTTCCGTTCGGCGCTCGGTGTGCAGACCACGCTCTCGATGGTGCCGATTTACGCCTACGGGTCGGAAGCGCAGCGGCAGAAATATTTGCCCGCGATGGCGAAGGGTGAGATTCTCGGCTGCTTCGGGCTGACTGAGCCGGATCATGGCTCCGATCCCGGCGGCATGAAGACGCGCGCGAAGAAAGTACCCGGCGGCTATCGCCTGACCGGTGGCAAGACATGGATCACCCACGCGCCGATCGCCGACATCATGGTGGTGTGGGCGAAGGACGATGAAGATGTCATCCGCGGCTTTGTTCTGGAGCGCGGCATGGCTGGCCTATCCACTGCCAAGATAGAGAACAAGTTCTCCGTGCGCGCCTCGCCGACCGGACAGATCTTCATGGAAGACGTGTTCGTTCCCGAGGAGAATCTGTTGCCGGGCGTACAGGGATTGAAAGGACCGTTTGGCTGCCTGAACAACGCGCGTTTCGGCATCATCTGGGGCGCGATGGGGGCGGCCGAGTTTTGCTGGCATGCTGCGCGACAGTATTCCATGGATCGCAAGCAGTTCGGCCGACCACTCGCGGCCAACCAACTCATTCAGAAAAAGCTCGCGGACATGCAGACGGAAATTTCGATCGGGCTTCTTGCCTGTCTGCACGTCAGCCGCCTTCGCGACGAGGGTAAGGCCACGCCGGAAATGCTGTCGTTGCTGAAACGCAATTGTGCGGGCAAGGCGCTCGACATCGCACGTGCGGCGCGTGACATTCATGGCGGTAACGGCATTTCGGATGAGTATCATGTCATCCGCCACCTGATGAATCTCGAGACCGTCAATACGCTCGAAGGCACGCATGATATCCACGCGCTGGTGCTCGGTCGGGCTCAGACCGGTATCTCGGCGTTCAATTAA
- a CDS encoding 3-oxoadipyl-CoA thiolase codes for MLDAYIYDGVRSPFGRQAGGLARIRPDDLLAQVMQALMGRSKFKAEQFEDVIVGCANQAGEDSRCVARHASLMAGFPTDLGGTVIQRNCGSGLGAVVSAAHAITAGEGDLFLAGGVESMSRAPFVMGKAEAAFSRDMKIFDSAVGSRFPNREIEKKFGADTMPQTADNLAREHQLSRDEVDQFALRSQQRYAAAKTAGFFDEEIAPIQVAGPKKGTQTTVAADEFPRADASLEALSGLRAIHEGGVTTAGNSSGINDGAVALTVGSRKMGESAGSAPLVRILSAASVGVEPRVMGIGPVPAIHKALKRANLSLDQMDVIEINEAFSAQVLACLKQLSVDGKDDRVNPNGGAIAVGHPLGASGPRLVLTAIRELQRRNAKRAVVSMCVGVGQGIAMVLERP; via the coding sequence ATGTTGGACGCTTATATCTATGACGGAGTGCGCTCGCCGTTCGGCCGGCAAGCGGGAGGTTTGGCGCGGATTCGCCCTGACGATCTTCTGGCGCAGGTGATGCAGGCCCTGATGGGGCGCAGCAAATTCAAGGCCGAGCAGTTTGAGGATGTCATTGTCGGCTGCGCCAATCAGGCGGGCGAGGATAGCCGGTGCGTCGCGCGTCATGCGTCGCTGATGGCGGGCTTTCCGACTGATCTCGGCGGCACCGTGATCCAGCGCAATTGCGGCAGCGGCCTCGGCGCGGTGGTGAGCGCGGCGCACGCGATCACCGCGGGTGAAGGCGATCTGTTCCTTGCCGGTGGTGTGGAGAGCATGAGCCGCGCGCCGTTCGTAATGGGCAAGGCCGAAGCGGCCTTCTCCCGCGACATGAAGATTTTCGATTCTGCCGTTGGCTCACGCTTTCCGAACCGTGAAATCGAAAAGAAGTTCGGCGCCGACACCATGCCGCAGACTGCGGATAACCTTGCGCGCGAACATCAGTTGAGTCGCGACGAGGTCGACCAGTTCGCATTGCGTTCGCAGCAACGCTATGCGGCCGCCAAGACGGCGGGTTTCTTCGACGAGGAGATCGCGCCGATCCAGGTAGCAGGACCGAAGAAGGGGACCCAGACCACTGTAGCCGCCGATGAATTTCCGCGCGCGGATGCGTCGCTTGAGGCGCTGTCGGGTTTGCGGGCGATCCATGAAGGCGGCGTGACCACTGCCGGAAACTCCTCGGGCATCAACGACGGCGCTGTCGCGCTGACCGTAGGTTCGCGCAAGATGGGCGAGAGCGCCGGCAGCGCGCCGCTCGTTCGCATTCTCTCAGCGGCAAGTGTCGGCGTTGAGCCACGCGTGATGGGCATTGGTCCTGTGCCTGCGATCCACAAGGCGCTGAAGCGCGCCAACCTGTCGCTCGATCAGATGGATGTGATCGAAATCAACGAGGCGTTCTCGGCACAGGTGCTGGCCTGCCTCAAGCAACTCAGTGTCGACGGGAAAGACGATCGCGTCAATCCCAATGGTGGTGCGATCGCGGTCGGGCATCCGCTCGGCGCATCCGGCCCGCGCCTTGTTTTGACGGCTATCCGTGAACTGCAGCGGCGTAACGCCAAGCGTGCTGTCGTCAGTATGTGCGTCGGCGTCGGGCAGGGGATTGCAATGGTTCTGGAGAGACCTTGA
- a CDS encoding ABC transporter ATP-binding protein: protein MADSSLDALKREAAEISISNVNVSYGHYHALKNVNLDIKPGEFFAFLGPSGCGKTTLLRLIAGFNTAQTGSIVIGGRNVLSLPPWRRDVGMVFQSYALWPHMTVWKNVMFGLEERRLSTQERNQRAEDALRLVGLEKLGGRKPSQLSGGQQQRVALARTIAVRPSVLLLDEPLSNLDASLRVQVRREILAMQRRLGLTAIFVTHDQEEANTVCDRIAVMNEGVVQQVGTPMELYDNPANLFVGRFLGTANTLNGEIRASGSERVFQLAGGEILPAPAHEAPGPAKLFFRPQNASIVTRQEFTAGADLRLTARVSHREFLGSTIRYGLKTGDEDVFIDVPHVRQRNDFLTDDIVAVQISPSDVSIFRP, encoded by the coding sequence ATGGCCGATTCGTCTCTGGATGCTTTGAAGCGCGAGGCTGCGGAAATCTCGATCAGCAACGTGAACGTATCTTACGGGCATTATCACGCGCTGAAAAACGTCAATCTGGACATCAAGCCCGGCGAATTCTTCGCATTTCTTGGCCCCTCCGGCTGCGGCAAGACAACCCTTCTGCGTCTGATCGCAGGCTTCAATACGGCGCAGACGGGCAGCATCGTGATTGGCGGGCGGAATGTGCTCTCGCTGCCGCCGTGGCGCAGAGATGTAGGCATGGTGTTCCAGTCCTATGCGCTGTGGCCGCATATGACGGTGTGGAAAAACGTCATGTTCGGCCTTGAGGAACGCCGCCTTTCGACACAAGAACGCAATCAGCGCGCCGAGGATGCGCTCAGGCTGGTCGGCCTCGAGAAGCTGGGAGGTCGTAAACCGTCTCAACTGTCGGGCGGTCAGCAACAACGTGTGGCGTTGGCCCGTACGATTGCCGTGAGGCCATCGGTACTTCTGCTGGATGAACCGTTGTCCAATCTCGACGCAAGTCTGCGTGTTCAGGTGCGACGCGAAATTCTTGCCATGCAGCGGCGCCTCGGGCTGACGGCGATTTTCGTCACGCACGATCAGGAAGAAGCGAACACGGTTTGCGACCGAATCGCGGTCATGAACGAGGGCGTGGTGCAGCAGGTCGGGACCCCGATGGAATTGTACGATAACCCGGCCAATCTGTTTGTCGGTCGCTTCCTCGGCACGGCGAACACGTTGAACGGCGAGATCCGCGCCAGCGGCTCGGAACGCGTTTTTCAGCTTGCCGGCGGAGAAATTCTGCCCGCGCCAGCACATGAAGCGCCTGGTCCCGCGAAACTGTTCTTTCGCCCGCAGAATGCCAGCATTGTGACGCGGCAAGAATTCACCGCAGGCGCCGACCTCAGATTGACGGCGCGTGTTTCGCACCGGGAATTTCTCGGCTCGACGATCCGTTATGGTCTGAAGACCGGCGATGAAGATGTCTTTATCGATGTGCCGCATGTCAGACAGCGCAACGATTTTTTGACGGATGACATTGTCGCTGTGCAAATTTCTCCGTCAGACGTGAGTATTTTCAGACCGTGA